The DNA window GCGTTGCTTCTTATGCTGTGGACTGCAGACGTGGCTCTTTTCAACGCTGCTCTGCACCCATTCCTGTCTCTCATCTCTGTACTTTAAAGTTTCTGTGTGTTGTCATACGGTGATGACCAAGTGGAACATTGTGGTCTACGCGTGGTCTACCTGACCTTTCGTAAGGACAGAGCTTGCTTACAGCTTCCTGACAGTTCTAGATCAGTGTCGAATGTCCAAGCAgaacaaatgtaaaaacttAGATAGCTGAAAATAGATTAGAAAAGCagtaatttcaaaatgtatacaTACTTTCCCCCTTTTCATTAACTTTCCCTTTTAGTCAACAAGGTTTACGTATGTGCGAGTGAAGTGTTGAACTGATATGGTTAGTTTTGCTGCGTCAGACGAACCCTGCTCTCTGCGGCCTGGTTTTGCTTCTCTCTGTTTGATCAGCATCCTGCTGCTTTATGCTGTGACCGCTGCTGTCAGGCTGGCCTCCACATCACATCCCCGAGCGGCTCTCTGACTCACCACTTCACAAGAAACTGtggcttgcacacacacacacacacacacacacacacacacacacacacaacacaaacgtgtgtgcgcacacacacacacacacacacacacaattctacACACACTAAATTGTGTGCACTGAGTCTGTGGTCTGTTTgttaataatgtgtttttttttttctcatgaagATCTGTTGAGTGATATTGGAACGTTCTCAGAAAGGAAGTGCTGCAACTGCCCAGCTGCTGACTCAGCAGCCAGCAGCGCCGTggcctgtggggggggcggaggggtggggtggggtcgggGTCTGTCAGATGGGGGGCCTCTGGCGTTTTCATAGCGATGCTGAAAGCCGCAGGTTCGTATGTTACGCAAAAAGCCTGCTGGGAACATCTCTATGCGGGTTTCCATTCGCTGCTCTGGCTTTTCTAGTAAATGCCGCATACAGACATCTCACACCGGGTGTCTGTGTTTCATATTTACTAAATCGTAGAAAAACTTTGCAAACGCACATGAATATTACATTATACAGAGTTTCCAAGCACTCCCAAAAGCAGCAGCCCTCATATGTTGTGCACAATCCCactcaaaatttattttcacacacagcacttatTGGTTTGATAGATAGTAAGCATTCTTGTTGCTCTTCTCACTACTTTTCTGGAGCTTTTTTGCCGTTCTCCTTGTCACCAAAACTATGCATTTTATAACATGAACATAGCCCCCTTCCATTCAAACTCAGTAATTTATTACTCAGTAACTATCCTGCTGGTGTTCTGTACTACTTTGGCAAAGTATCTAGACTTATTTTAGAGGttacattaaaattattatgGAAGCTTCAATCCCACACCCAAAGGTGTCATCTGAATGAGCAGAGATCCTTGTATGTGCTTACTTGCTACATGTGAAGGTGTTTTGCTACATGTAGACTTCCAAATATCCCTCAATGTAATGATGAAACTGATATATGTCTTTAAGATACACACAAAATGATTTGCAATATTCAGTCAAGAAGAATATAACTTCACACAGTGCTGGTTACCAATAATAATTCTCACCAAAACTCATCTTGCAATCAATTTATTATGACAATtacacattattacattttaacattttaagggATACAGTGTGAAcattcagcttttttttaaagctgtaattACAGGAAGGACACAGACGTAATAAGGGAAGGCTGGAATCACAGCAGGCTTTGGAGTGAGTTATGTCAAGCTTTGAGTGTGGTTACAGCAAGCTTTGATGGAGTCACTGTGGCTTATTGATTGTCTTGCGGATCCATTCCAACTGCGTCTTGGAGAGTGAGGCATAGACTCCCGGTTTTTTCTTTATGCCACAGTCTCTCCCAAATGAGGTGACCCCCCTAAGAGCTCCTTCACACAGCAGAGGACCCCCGGAGTCTCCctgacacacagagaaaggacacacacacactcagtccaGTCTAAACACAGCAGACGCATTCCACTTTAAAGCTAAATTCTCACTTGAaatctgcaggtttaatttAAGAAGGCGTACCACTGCCGACCTTATAATCAAATACGAACTGTGAAGAGGGAAATGTATCTTTTTGTTCTAGCATGcctgttcatgtgtgtgtgtttctgcaggtacACGAGTGTTTATAGGTACATGaatatttatgcatgtgtttctgtgtgtgtgtgtatgtgcgagacTCACTTGGCAGGTGTCGGTACGTTTCTTTCCCATGGACCCCGCACACAGCATAGTGTCGGTGATCTTGGGTTTCTGGTTATAGTACTCCTTGGAATTGCACAGTTTTCTGTCAATGACGGTGACGTTGGCTGACAGCAGCACCTCTGACATGACTTTGCCACCGTTTTTGGTAACCCCCCATCCTGCTACAGTGCAAACCGTCCCTGCTGGGATGTCTTTAATGGGACGGGGCAGCGAGAGGGGCCGAACAGCCGTGGTTATCTTGGATTTCTTATCAAGCTGAGGAAGAGAGTCACAGGGAACGATGGCCACACACACCTTGCTTTTGCTGCACcagaacacacatttaaatcTCTGTCTTTATCAGAGCTACCTTTGTCTCAGTGTCCACACAGGGAAAATGATGCATTGATGCAG is part of the Anguilla anguilla isolate fAngAng1 chromosome 10, fAngAng1.pri, whole genome shotgun sequence genome and encodes:
- the LOC118237433 gene encoding granzyme A-like is translated as MKGKGHLLVCLPVLLLCLNAGEGAEIINGEEVEPHSLPFMSLLENSTGSPFCGGTLIDLQWVLTAAHCQNATKVLLGVHSRSKPEKESRQTRKVVRSVPHPKYKSCQKGNDLMLLKLDKKSKITTAVRPLSLPRPIKDIPAGTVCTVAGWGVTKNGGKVMSEVLLSANVTVIDRKLCNSKEYYNQKPKITDTMLCAGSMGKKRTDTCQGDSGGPLLCEGALRGVTSFGRDCGIKKKPGVYASLSKTQLEWIRKTINKPQ